ATCAAGTACTACGACGACGAGTCGACACCGGCGCGTGGCGCGCAGCTCGCTGAACGGCTGATCGTACAGGACGGCATTAAGTTCATGCTGGGGCCGTACAGCTCGGGCCTCACCAAGGCGATCGCACCCGTGACCGAGAAATACGCGATCCCGATGGTGGAAGGGAACGGCGCCTCTCGATCGATTTTCAACAAGGGCTACAGATATGTCTTCGCCGTGCTCTCGACGTCTGATTTCTACCTGAGGGAAGCGATTAACCTGGCCGCCGAGGTGGCGCAGCTCCAAAAAAGGGATCCCAGCACCGTGAAGGTAGCCTTGGCTATCGAAAACGATCCGTTCTCGCAGGATATCCGCGCCGGCGTGCTCGAGGATGCCAAGCGCTGGAAGATGAAGGTCGTCATCGACGACAAGCTCCCGCCCGAGCTGAACGACATGTCGGCGACCTTGACCAAAGTGAAGGTCCTGAGGCCCGACGTCCTGGTGGTTTCAGGCCATTCCAAGGGGGCGACGTTAGCCATTAAACAACTCTCGCAGAAGAAGATCAACGTGCCAATGCTCGCCATTACCCACTGCGAGGCGGCGAAGGTGATCAAGAATTTCGGTCCGCTCGCCGATTATACCTTGTGCGCAGCCCAGTGGGCACCACCCCTAACCTACAAGGACAAGTGGTTCGGCCCGGCCAGTGACTATGCCAAGAGGTTCGAAAAGGAATACGGCTATGTGCCGCCGTATCAGGCCGCAGAGTCGACGGCGGCAGTCCTGGTCTACGTCGACGCCATAGAGCGGGCGGGCTCGTTCGACACCGAGAAGGTCCGCGACGCGATTGCTGCCACCAGCATTGAGACTTTCTACGGCAACATCAAATTCGACGCAACCGGCAAGAATATCGCCAAGCCCATGATCCTCCGCCAGATTCAGAACGGTGAGTACAAGGTCGTGGCGCCGACCAGGTGGGCGACGGGCAAGCTGATCCACCCGCGACCCAAGTGGAGCAAGCGCTAACCTTTTGACAGAGGCACCCGCCCCTGCACACAGTGGATTCAATAAATTCAAGTGCTTCAGTGTGGAGGACGTGGCAAGACGTGCATTCGCTCTTCGGAGCATAAAATGTTATTTGTTGAGACGCGCCTCCTTCCCTATGCGATGACGTGACGTCGTGCTTTTCTACTACTGCATTGATGGCTCTCTCGCCGTTGGTGCTCCCTGGTGGCGGTTTCTGGCATCTAGAGCCCCGGCATGGGTTCTTCTGAAAACCAGCAGAACCTTCCCGCCTAGCCATCCCACCACCAAGATGTGCCTCCGTCTCATGCTCCAAGACCTCAAACGACGACGGTGCCGAACCCTGGCGGACGTGGGCTGCGGCAGCGGGGTCTTGGCGCTGGCAGGATTGAAACTTGGGGTGGAGCATGCTCTAGCTACAGATATCAGTCCCCAGGCTCTCGTCACCAGCCGAGCTAATGCTGAGCTTAACCACTTGCAGGACCGGATGCTGCTCGTTAGAGGGTCAACAGAGGCGGTGGCTGACCGTTTTGACTTGGTGCTGGCGAATTTACCTATGCCCATACTGAGAGACAAACTGGCTGAACTAGTTCGGTTGAGTGGAGACGAGGCCACGCTGGTGCTGTCCGGATTTCAGGATGTGGACAAAACCCTTGTCGAGGAGGAAATCGCTCGACTTGGCCTCACTGCGCAGTATTGGTTAAGTGAAGATTTGACTTTTCCTGCCGTACCGCCGTCAGGAAGTTTCACCTGGATGGCCGTTCTTGCCCGTCGAGTGGGTAGTAAGCAGTGAGCTTAAAGAATAAGGATTTCCATGGAAGTGACCTCTGGCAAGTCGTAAGATAATTTGGCCAGCTGAAGCCGATGTGGAGGAGCGGGCCGACCCAATGTGAGGCCTGACCAACCCGTTTTGCACAGGCGCATGGAGCATGGCCTGCTGGAGACCAAACTGATGCGCCCATAACACATGCTTCGCGAAGGTATTAGAAGCATGAAAAACTCACGGGGGTCAATGGGGTCAGAGTAGATTGAATTGGACTGGGTGAATTAGGCAGGTGGAGCCGGCGGGGATGATTCGAGCCTCTGACCTGCTAATTGGTAATCAGATCCTTACCGCCCAGTCCCAGCAAATCAAGCCTTTCCACGACGCTGCTACCATGGTGCTACCGGTAGTTCCCGAGTCAGAGGTTTCCTAAGTTGAAAAAAGGGGTTGCAGGGAAGTCCGCACCAAACATCAAACCCCCATTGTTATAGGTACTTCCGCGCTTTCCTTTAAGTCTCTACTTTACCCTCTTTTCTGCCATTTCTGTGGGATTGGTGTCAGGCTTGCCTAAGTTGCGTTGATCCCGAAGCAGTCATCCAGCGACTGGGGTAGGGGACCATAGAGTGAAGCAGCAAGCCCACGCTAATCAAATCCATCTTGCGACAAGTGCTGTAATCCCGTAGCATGGACCCACCACTCTCAGTAACCGATGGGCCTGTAGCTCAGGTGGACAGAGCAGAGGTTTCCTAATCCCCGAAAGTCCACTTGTGCTCTAGCAAAAACGCCAGTTTACGACCTCCACTAAGAGGGAGGTCCAAGCTGGCATTTCCATTCGCGTACGAATTTTGTACGAACACCCGGCCCGCCCCAGGCCGACACTAGCTCCCCTATAGGCCCTAGCTCCCACAGATTCCCAAGGCGTGCATCAGGAACGGTCGTGTCGAGTCCTTTCAGCTCTGAAAACACCACGAGCGCCGAGTTTCCCCCGACTGCCGCCCGTCACTAGGGCCACTTTTTCCTTGAGCTTCATATCGCCCCCTTGCCAATCACATGATCCATCTGTTAGCCTTGCTCACGCGTTCACCGTCATGCACCTATTGCCATGCTGCAAGGGAGGAACTATGGGTGAGTTCATCAAGGTCGCTCAGACCAAAGATATTGCTGACGGAACGGGAATCCTGGTGGAACTGGAGGGAGAACGGATCGCCCTCTTCAATGAGAACGAGACCTTCTACGCGATCGGCGACACCTGCACCCACGAGGGCGGCCCCCTCTCGGAGGGGGACTTGGCTGGGGACATCGTAGAATGTCCATGGCACCTTGCCCAGTTCAATGTGAAGACCGGTGAAGTCGTCAGCCCCCCTGCCACCGATCCTGTTCCCAGCTACCGGGTGAAGGTGGAGGGAGAGGATATCCTCATCGAACGCCAGTGACGATCAATCAGCGGAGCTTCCTGACCTCCTCCGCGACGAGTACCTCCCCTTCCTTCTTAAATTTGATTATCACCCGGTCCCCCGGCATGACACCCCTAGCCCAAAAACACCACGAGCGTCGAGTTGTCCCGACGCCCGTCGCTTGACACCCCTTGCCCGGTGAGGGATACTTAGGCCCCCTTCAGGAGAAGCACCAATGAAACCGGGGTGGAGCATAGCCTCCCGCCCACCGCAAGGACCATTCGACGGCGCACCAAACATTCAGACGCCCTCTCAGGCGGAGCACGGCCTGGGGGGCGTTTTTATTTTTAGAGGGGTTGGACGCCTTAACCAGTAATGAGGGAGAACGTCATGGTGAAGATACTGTACCAGCGCTTTTGGGGCACCTATCAATCCACCCGGGCTGGCATGCAGCAAATCCTAGCCTCGGCCCGGCATAAGGAGGGACAAGGAATGATCCGGACTATCGGGCTGCTCGCCCTGGTAATAATGTTGATGGGGTGCGCTACCATTATGCATGGGTCTAGCCAAACCGTCGGGATTTCCTCCTCTCCCTCCGGGGCTCGCGTTACCATCAATGGGGAGTACAGGGGGGAGACTCCGCTTAGGGTCGAGCTTGCCCGAAAGCAAGACTACATCATCAAGGTGGAAAAGGAAGGCTTCGAACCGGCTAGTTCCACAATCACGAGTAAGGTGTCCGGGATGACGTTTGGGAATATCATATTTGGTGGTCTGATTGGCCTCGCTGTGGATGCTGGGTC
The nucleotide sequence above comes from Candidatus Methylomirabilota bacterium. Encoded proteins:
- a CDS encoding 50S ribosomal protein L11 methyltransferase, which produces MLFYYCIDGSLAVGAPWWRFLASRAPAWVLLKTSRTFPPSHPTTKMCLRLMLQDLKRRRCRTLADVGCGSGVLALAGLKLGVEHALATDISPQALVTSRANAELNHLQDRMLLVRGSTEAVADRFDLVLANLPMPILRDKLAELVRLSGDEATLVLSGFQDVDKTLVEEEIARLGLTAQYWLSEDLTFPAVPPSGSFTWMAVLARRVGSKQ
- a CDS encoding amino acid ABC transporter substrate-binding protein; amino-acid sequence: IKYYDDESTPARGAQLAERLIVQDGIKFMLGPYSSGLTKAIAPVTEKYAIPMVEGNGASRSIFNKGYRYVFAVLSTSDFYLREAINLAAEVAQLQKRDPSTVKVALAIENDPFSQDIRAGVLEDAKRWKMKVVIDDKLPPELNDMSATLTKVKVLRPDVLVVSGHSKGATLAIKQLSQKKINVPMLAITHCEAAKVIKNFGPLADYTLCAAQWAPPLTYKDKWFGPASDYAKRFEKEYGYVPPYQAAESTAAVLVYVDAIERAGSFDTEKVRDAIAATSIETFYGNIKFDATGKNIAKPMILRQIQNGEYKVVAPTRWATGKLIHPRPKWSKR
- a CDS encoding non-heme iron oxygenase ferredoxin subunit translates to MGEFIKVAQTKDIADGTGILVELEGERIALFNENETFYAIGDTCTHEGGPLSEGDLAGDIVECPWHLAQFNVKTGEVVSPPATDPVPSYRVKVEGEDILIERQ